From the genome of Variovorax sp. RA8, one region includes:
- the polA gene encoding DNA polymerase I, translating to MTDKKTLLLVDGSSYLYRAFHAMPDLRAVPGDPGSPATGAIRGMINMLQVLRREVRADYAACIFDAPGKTFRDAWYPQYKANRSAMPDDLRSQVEPIHEVVKLLGWPVLCVPDIEADDVIGTLARTAASQGVEVIVSSGDKDLSQLVDEHVTIIDTMSGKRRDVAGVTAEFGVPPRLMVDYQTLVGDSVDNVPGVDKVGPKTAAKWLLEYGSLDALIARAGEVKGQAGENLRKALDWLPQGKRLVTIRTDCELDGHVPGLPALDGIAIGPQQVDALKSFYEKYGFKSLVKTLEAHAVPPELIEENKAKRGPEGGTGLLEEPAANAAAKASNLVYDTVLDWALFDTWLAKVEAAELVALDTETTSLDEMYAEIVGISFSVKPGEAAYIPLAHNYGDAPAQLPRDEVLAKLKPWLEDGTKKKLGQHVKYDRHVFANHGIEVQGYAHDTMLQSYVLEVHKPHGLASLAERHLGRSGIDYEDLCGKGAHQIPFSQVSIDKAAEYACEDSDQTLDVHLALWPRLQADEKLRFVYELEMASSETLYRVERNGVLIDAPTLAAQSNELGKRIMALEQEAYELAGQPFNLGSPKQIGEVFFTKLGLPVIKKTPSGAPSTDEEVLEKLAEDFPLPAKILEHRGLSKLKGTYTDKLGQLAHPRSGRVHTHYAQAVAVTGRLSSNDPNLQNIPIRTPEGRRVREAFVAPAGSVIASSDYSQIELRIMAHISGDASLLRAFTEGIDVHRATAAEVFGVPVDQVSSEQRRYAKVINFGLIYGMSSFGLARNLGIETKAAASYIDRYFARYPGVKIYMDETKALAKQRGYVETVFGRRLYLPEINSPNGPRRGGAERAAINAPMQGTAADLIKLSMVKVQDVLDAEQRRTKMIMQVHDELVFEVPEDEVEWVRSEIPRLMAGVAELKVPLLAEIGFGPNWDKAH from the coding sequence ATGACCGACAAGAAAACATTGCTGCTCGTGGATGGCTCGAGCTACCTCTACCGCGCCTTCCACGCGATGCCCGATCTGCGCGCAGTGCCGGGCGATCCCGGCAGCCCGGCGACCGGCGCCATCCGCGGCATGATCAACATGCTGCAGGTGCTGCGCCGCGAGGTGCGGGCCGACTACGCCGCCTGCATCTTCGACGCGCCGGGAAAGACTTTCAGGGACGCGTGGTATCCCCAGTACAAGGCCAACCGCTCCGCGATGCCCGATGACCTGCGCAGCCAGGTGGAGCCCATCCATGAAGTCGTCAAGCTCCTGGGCTGGCCGGTGCTGTGCGTGCCCGACATCGAGGCCGACGACGTGATCGGCACCCTGGCACGCACCGCGGCGAGCCAGGGCGTGGAGGTGATCGTCTCCAGCGGCGACAAGGACCTGAGCCAGCTGGTCGACGAGCACGTCACCATCATCGACACCATGAGCGGCAAGAGGCGCGACGTGGCCGGCGTCACGGCCGAGTTCGGCGTGCCGCCCCGCCTGATGGTCGACTACCAGACGCTGGTCGGCGACAGCGTCGACAACGTGCCCGGGGTAGACAAGGTGGGCCCGAAGACGGCCGCCAAGTGGCTGCTGGAGTACGGCTCGCTCGATGCGCTCATCGCCCGCGCCGGCGAGGTCAAGGGCCAGGCCGGCGAGAACCTGCGCAAGGCCCTCGACTGGCTGCCGCAGGGCAAGCGGCTTGTCACCATCCGCACCGATTGCGAGCTCGACGGCCATGTGCCCGGGCTGCCCGCGCTCGACGGCATCGCCATCGGCCCGCAGCAGGTCGATGCATTGAAGAGCTTCTACGAGAAGTACGGCTTCAAGAGCCTGGTGAAGACGCTGGAGGCGCATGCAGTCCCGCCCGAGCTCATCGAGGAGAACAAGGCGAAGCGCGGCCCGGAGGGCGGCACCGGCCTGCTGGAAGAGCCGGCCGCCAACGCCGCGGCCAAGGCCAGCAACCTGGTCTACGACACGGTCCTCGACTGGGCGCTCTTCGACACCTGGCTGGCGAAGGTCGAGGCCGCCGAGCTGGTCGCGCTGGACACCGAGACCACCTCGCTGGACGAGATGTACGCCGAGATCGTGGGCATCAGCTTCAGCGTCAAGCCCGGCGAGGCGGCCTACATCCCGCTGGCGCACAACTACGGCGACGCGCCGGCGCAACTGCCTCGCGACGAGGTGCTCGCGAAGCTCAAGCCCTGGCTGGAGGACGGCACGAAGAAGAAGCTGGGCCAGCACGTCAAGTACGACCGCCATGTGTTTGCCAACCACGGCATCGAGGTGCAGGGCTACGCGCACGACACCATGCTGCAGAGCTACGTGCTTGAAGTGCACAAGCCGCACGGCCTGGCCAGCCTGGCCGAGCGCCACCTGGGCCGCAGCGGCATCGACTACGAGGACCTGTGCGGCAAGGGCGCGCACCAGATCCCGTTCAGCCAGGTGTCGATCGACAAGGCGGCCGAGTACGCCTGCGAGGACTCCGACCAGACGCTGGACGTGCACCTCGCGCTCTGGCCCAGGCTCCAGGCCGACGAGAAGCTGCGCTTCGTCTACGAGCTGGAAATGGCCTCCAGCGAGACGCTGTACCGCGTCGAGCGCAACGGCGTGCTGATCGACGCACCCACGCTGGCGGCCCAGAGCAACGAGCTGGGCAAGCGCATCATGGCGCTGGAGCAGGAGGCCTACGAGCTGGCGGGCCAGCCCTTCAACCTGGGCTCGCCGAAGCAGATCGGCGAGGTCTTCTTCACCAAGCTGGGGCTGCCGGTGATCAAGAAGACGCCGAGCGGCGCGCCGAGCACCGACGAGGAGGTGCTGGAGAAGCTGGCCGAGGACTTCCCGCTGCCGGCCAAGATCCTCGAGCACCGCGGCCTGTCCAAGCTCAAGGGCACGTACACCGACAAGCTGGGCCAGCTGGCGCATCCGCGCTCGGGCCGCGTGCACACGCACTACGCGCAGGCGGTCGCGGTGACGGGGCGGCTGTCCAGCAACGACCCCAACCTCCAGAACATCCCGATCCGCACCCCCGAAGGCCGGCGCGTGCGCGAGGCCTTCGTGGCGCCGGCGGGCAGCGTGATCGCGAGTTCCGACTACTCGCAGATCGAACTGCGCATCATGGCCCACATCAGCGGCGACGCGTCGCTGCTGCGCGCGTTCACGGAGGGCATCGACGTGCACCGCGCGACCGCGGCCGAGGTCTTCGGCGTGCCGGTGGACCAGGTGTCGAGCGAGCAGCGCCGCTACGCCAAGGTCATCAACTTCGGGCTGATCTACGGCATGAGCAGCTTCGGCCTGGCGCGCAACCTCGGCATCGAGACCAAGGCCGCGGCCTCCTACATCGACCGCTACTTCGCCCGCTACCCGGGCGTGAAGATCTACATGGACGAGACCAAGGCGCTGGCCAAGCAGCGGGGCTATGTGGAGACGGTGTTCGGCCGGCGCCTCTACCTGCCCGAGATCAACTCGCCCAACGGCCCGCGCCGCGGCGGCGCCGAGCGCGCCGCCATCAACGCGCCGATGCAGGGCACGGCGGCCGACCTGATCAAGCTCAGCATGGTCAAGGTGCAGGACGTGCTCGACGCCGAGCAGCGCCGCACGAAGATGATCATGCAGGTGCATGACGAACTGGTGTTCGAGGTGCCCGAGGATGAAGTCGAATGGGTCCGCAGCGAAATCCCGCGACTCATGGCCGGCGTGGCGGAGCTCAAGGTCCCGCTGCTCGCAGAAATCGGCTTTGGTCCCAATTGGGACAAGGCCCATTGA
- a CDS encoding homoserine kinase gives MAVFTEVGFDEADALVQRLGLGPLAALRGIEGGIENTNYFASTASGEFVLTLFERLGPQQLPYYLCLMKHLASRGIPVPGPVADPAIEPLGGHPLSVPANAPCEFLHRVAGKPAALVQRLAGKSELSPTAAHCAELGRLLARMHQAARDFPRIQPNLRGLAWWNDTAPVVLPHLEAPQAALLKSELAYQNHIAQSSAYAALPRGPVHADLFRDNTMFAVDGDSPRLTGVFDFYFAGTDTWLFDLAVCLNDWAIDLPTGRHDAVRADALLAAYGTVRPLTGAERALLPAMLRAAALRFWISRLWDFHLPREASMLKPHDPTHFERVLRERSRAPATPLSSCIAVGEPQAA, from the coding sequence GTGGCGGTCTTTACCGAAGTCGGGTTCGACGAAGCCGATGCGCTGGTCCAGCGCCTCGGCCTGGGCCCGCTGGCCGCGCTGCGAGGCATCGAGGGCGGCATCGAGAACACCAACTACTTCGCCAGCACCGCGTCGGGCGAATTCGTCCTGACGCTGTTCGAGCGCCTGGGGCCGCAGCAGCTGCCCTACTACCTGTGCCTGATGAAGCATCTGGCCTCGCGCGGCATCCCGGTGCCCGGGCCGGTCGCCGACCCGGCAATCGAGCCGCTCGGCGGACATCCTCTCTCCGTCCCGGCCAATGCGCCCTGCGAGTTCCTGCACCGGGTCGCGGGCAAGCCGGCGGCGCTGGTGCAACGGCTCGCAGGCAAGAGCGAGCTGTCCCCCACCGCAGCGCACTGCGCCGAGCTGGGTCGTCTCCTGGCGCGCATGCACCAGGCGGCGCGCGACTTTCCCCGCATCCAGCCCAACCTGCGCGGCCTGGCCTGGTGGAACGACACCGCGCCGGTGGTGCTGCCCCACCTCGAAGCACCGCAGGCCGCGCTGCTGAAGAGCGAGCTGGCCTACCAGAACCACATCGCCCAATCCTCGGCCTACGCGGCGCTGCCGCGCGGCCCGGTGCACGCGGACCTGTTCCGAGACAACACCATGTTCGCCGTCGACGGCGACTCCCCGCGCCTGACGGGCGTGTTCGACTTCTACTTCGCCGGCACCGACACCTGGCTGTTCGACCTGGCGGTGTGCCTCAACGACTGGGCCATCGATCTGCCCACCGGCCGGCACGACGCCGTACGCGCCGACGCGCTGCTGGCCGCGTACGGTACCGTGCGGCCGCTGACGGGTGCCGAGCGAGCCCTGCTGCCCGCGATGCTGCGCGCCGCGGCCCTGCGCTTCTGGATCTCGCGGCTGTGGGACTTCCACCTGCCACGCGAGGCGAGCATGCTCAAGCCCCATGACCCGACCCACTTCGAGCGCGTGCTGCGCGAACGCTCGCGGGCGCCGGCCACCCCCTTGTCTTCTTGCATCGCCGTCGGCGAGCCGCAGGCCGCCTGA